In Diachasmimorpha longicaudata isolate KC_UGA_2023 chromosome 7, iyDiaLong2, whole genome shotgun sequence, the following proteins share a genomic window:
- the LOC135164887 gene encoding protein yellow-like, translating into MLMKAELLVTYLTIATAAGNLFEERFHWNVVDIAWPSDEIRTQVMDRNEYTPVNNAIAGIKVWKGMMYLTVPRWKPGIPVTLGVIPSELIMKNIPPKLQAYPTWEMQTVGDCRAFQFVQSMEIDPMGRMWVLDTGRTATMTTEPKARCSPRLVILDLNNNGAVLRSIPFPESVTPHNESYLNDIVLDSTGGGYAYISDTNDRDPGIIVYSLEKNRSWKVRHDSMKKQTEAEDFFIGDERVIKGIPIDGIALSQLDALERYVYYCPLSSYHLYSVNTIGLKEEGIDVDRYIQEVGRKSSQSDGMMMSANGTLYFGLLADDAVAQWDSTRDLSFTTGQRIVDRNHAKMQWPDTFAIDDNGYLWCTANALHNFMHNKVDPRQVNYRIARLFIRYLSYQYHENGTMPELPVIVAGADERIPLAMSTFIFLILAIALK; encoded by the coding sequence atgcTAATGAAGGCGGAATTGTTGGTCACGTACCTAACGATAGCAAcagccgcggggaacctcttCGAGGAGAGGTTCCACTGGAATGTGGTGGATATAGCCTGGCCCTCGGATGAAATAAGAACCCAAGTGATGGACAGAAACGAATACACCCCAGTGAACAACGCTATCGCTGGAATCAAGGTATGGAAAGGTATGATGTACCTCACAGTGCCCAGATGGAAGCCAGGGATTCCCGTAACTCTGGGGGTGATACCCTCAGAATTGATAATGAAGAATATACCACCAAAACTTCAAGCATATCCAACCTGGGAAATGCAAACAGTGGGGGACTGCCGGGCGTTCCAGTTTGTCCAGAGTATGGAGATTGATCCCATGGGGCGCATGTGGGTCTTGGACACCGGAAGAACTGCAACAATGACCACCGAGCCCAAAGCACGATGCAGTCCTCGTCTGGTTATCCTGGACCTGAATAACAACGGAGCTGTCTTACGGAGTATTCCATTCCCAGAGAGTGTCACTCCCCACAACGAATCCTACCTGAATGACATTGTCCTTGACAGCACTGGTGGAGGATACGCCTATATCTCCGATACAAACGATCGTGATCCGGGCATCATTGTGTATTCCCTGGAGAAGAACAGATCCTGGAAAGTTAGACACGACTCCATGAAAAAACAGACCGAAGCTGAGGACTTCTTCATCGGCGATGAGAGAGTGATCAAGGGCATTCCCATCGATGGTATCGCTCTTTCACAACTCGACGCCCTGGAAAGATACGTCTACTACTGTCCCCTGTCGTCGTATCATCTTTACTCAGTGAATACCATTGGACTGAAAGAAGAAGGCATCGATGTTGACAGATACATTCAGGAAGTTGGGAGAAAAAGTTCTCAAAGTGATGGAATGATGATGTCAGCAAATGGAACACTTTATTTTGGTCTTCTCGCTGATGACGCTGTGGCTCAATGGGACTCGACGAGAGACCTTTCCTTCACAACTGGCCAGAGAATTGTCGATAGAAATCACGCCAAGATGCAGTGGCCCGATACCTTTGCCATCGATGATAATGGGTATCTCTGGTGCACTGCTAATGCACTTCACAATTTTATGCATAATAAAGTCGATCCCAGGCAGGTTAATTACAGGATAGCGCGATTGTTTATTCGATACTTGAGCTATCAGTATCACGAGAATGGCACAATGCCGGAGTTACCGGTCATCGTTGCTGGTGCTGATGAGCGAATTCCCCTGGCTATGAGCACATTTATCTTCTTAATTCTTGCAATTGCTCTTAAGTAA
- the LOC135164880 gene encoding nuclear exosome regulator NRDE2, whose protein sequence is MSLFPAYETTTPSQSSEVEIVDSRNDAIWLKNSSFQAEIIPGSPVISPSSDSSNDEFLETPGEKAPPVISVNSDIEETHRYSPPPPKKRRKSKKRKSSKETKSKIKYELVVDNVYFDDRVRDKGNLRVDTLCSRARPLYSSSCKTLGLASVKYKKKQLLHRYFALIADSAKKSSKKFKAERPTPQNDPQVSQEFLNSLQQTKEEETRQKIKEFNEQLLEDPQNVDLWVEYINFEDRDQNFEMCPHSMKLETVKYQRKLAITERALESNPNSPLLLKYKLNFLSELSPADQYSSQVEHLISKDPGNLILWQALITATRSSIALCTAPKVLALYSKCFASLHLWSRSTPQLYDSNLLQMLYQCLIFLRHAGLWEQMWEALRMLLTLNLGIPRDSRNFKDSIDEKKLIGMEEVILTSQLPLNQLWLRVELLRENCHWMTIQKEDVELIGDSHRFISPEDVTEFVHPLLSTGSNFRLSILALLALKVPLLPTRHVILSELGMTECNWGVDSAESLLPMLYPCVGEVAGHQERICLLKGLIEAGITSGPQCLRYHPAQEGFVDFIRDAFRIIAEKLNLKEKNQIYVWWMRFERSLVGVQKSQGIRNEKSLKKLKGILKEFLKKEENRNNLDFYREYAVIEREMGRWENCMSILETAIESRGNVILGIKNVDEQKCVLNLYRTLLECLLETRNWDVNNKTRIMKIFAQMSSGTSEAEQMCRTEEYLRDSYEEFINAPDILDAGLGEYFQPNFYCDAVMCYVYFLYIGGRDFEEIDRVFDRCIERSRTNRYLEEIFYEGELIFKQMVGEHSGRRVKDLKASLDIALNKFPDNFYMLSVSSAFESELPNWWVRPSTSTTRVWPAISTCLSGRARLNSKVCQNDDIAKTAALNKLLHFHKRLSKIPEIRCCPLIWRLYMLLLREHNLCEKSGEEIYHESVASCPWARCIYIDAAEIAPQLLTQIQDVIKEKDLRMHVTPEELDILRG, encoded by the exons ATGTCGTTGTTTCCGGCTTACGAAACCACTACTCCCTCTCAATCATCGGAGGTTGAAATTGTCGACAGTCGGAATGACGCAATTTGGTTGAAGAACTCGAGCTTTCAGGCGGAGATAATCCCAGGGTCTCCAGTTATATCCCCGTCCTCTGATTCCTCAAATGACGAGTTCTTGGAAACTCCCGGGGAAAAGGCACCGCCCGTGATATCTGTGAATTCTGACATCGAGGAGACTCATCGTTACTCACCTCCTCCGCCAAAGAAACGCAGAAAATCGAAGAAACGCAAGTCGAGTAAAGAaacaaaatcgaaaattaaatACGAACTAGTGGTTGATAACGTGTACTTCGATGATAGAGTTCGAGACAAGGGCAACTTGAGGGTGGACACCCTCTGTTCACGAGCAAGGCCCCTCTACAGTTCTTCCTGCAAAACCCTGGGCCTCGCCTCTGTCAAGTACAAGAAAAAACAACTGTTGCATCGATATTTCGCGTTAATTGCTGATTCAGctaaaaaatcgtcaaaaaaattcaaggccGAGCGTCCGACTCCCCAGAATGATCCCCAGGTGTCACAAGAGTTCCTCAACAGTCTGCAGCAAACCAAAGAAGAGGAAACAAGGCAGAAGATTAAGGAATTCAATGAACAACTACTAGAAGACCCTCAAAACGTCGACCTCTGGGTCGAATACATAAACTTCGAGGATCGAGATCAGAATTTCGAGATGTGCCCTCACAGCATGAAATTGGAGACGGTAAAATACCAGAGGAAATTGGCGATAACGGAGAGGGCGTTGGAGAGCAATCCGAATTCTCCCCTTCTCTTGAAATACAAACTCAACTTTCTGAGTGAATTATCCCCAGCAGATCAATATTCCTCTCAGGTGGAGCATCTCATCTCGAAGGATCCAGGCAACCTGATACTCTGGCAAGCCCTGATAACTGCCACGAGGTCATCAATTGCCCTCTGTACAGCCCCAAAAGTCCTCGCTTTATATTCGAAATGCTTCGCAAGTCTGCATTTGTGGTCCAGATCCACTCCACAATTATACGACAGTAATTTACTCCAAATGTTGTACCAGTGTCTGATATTCTTGAGGCATGCCGGTCTCTGGGAGCAGATGTGGGAGGCCCTGAGGATGCTCTTGACCCTGAACCTGGGGATCCCTAGGGATTCCCGGAATTTCAAGGATTCgatcgacgagaagaagctaatTGGAATGGAGGAGGTCATTCTGACGTCACAATTGCCTCTAAATCAATTATGGCTTCGAGTGGAACTACTCAGGGAGAATTGCCACTGGATGACTATCCAGAAAGAGGATGTGGAGTTAATTGGTGATTCTCACAGGTTTATCTCCCCCGAAGACGTCACCGAATTTGTCCATCCGTTGTTATCAACCGGATCTAATTTTAGGCTCAGTATACTCGCACTTCTGGCACTTAAAGTTCCACTTTTGCCAACGAGACACGTGATTCTAAGTGAACTGGGAATGACCGAGTGCAATTGGGGAGTTGATTCTGCTGAAAGCCTTTTGCCTATGTTGTACCCTTGTGTGGGTGAAGTGGCTGGACATCAGGAgagaatttgtttattgaaaggGTTGATTGAGGCGGGAATAACGAGTGGACCTCAGTGTTTGAGGTACCATCCTGCCCAGGAGGgctttgtggatttcattcgGGATGCATTTCGAATTATCGCTGAGAAGTTGAACTTGAAGGAAAAGAATCAGATCTATGTCTGGTGGATGAGATTCGAGAGGAGTTTAGTGGGAGTTCAGAAATCCCAGGGGATCAGAAATGAGAAAAGTCTTAAAAAGTTGAAGGGGATTCTTAAAGAGTTTTTGAAGAAAGAGGAGAACAGAAATAACTTGGATTTTTATAGGGAATATGCTGTcattgagagagagatgggGAGGTGGGAGAACTGTATGAGTATTCTGGAGACTGCTATCGAGAGCCGGGGAAATGTGATATTAGGTATTAAAAATGTCGATGAACAGAAATGTGTCTTGAATCTTTATAGAACACTTCTGGAGTGTCTATTGGAGACGAGGAATTGGGATGTGAATAATAAGACGAGgatcatgaaaattttcgcaCAAATGTCTTCTGGAACGTCTGAAGCAGAACAAATGTGTAGGACTGAGGAGTATTTGCGGGATTCGTACGAGGAATTTATTAACGCTCCAGATATCCTTGATGCTGGATTaggcgaatattttcaaccTAATTTCTATTGTGATGCAGTCATGTGTTATGTTTACTTTCTGTACATTGGTGGGAGGGATTTCGAAGAAATTGACAGGGTATTCGACAGGTGTATCGAGAGGTCAAGGACAAATCGATATTTAGAG gaAATCTTTTACGAGGGGGAATTAATATTCAAGCAGATGGTGGGCGAACACAGCGGGAGGAGAGTGAAAGATTTGAAGGCGAGCTTGGATATCGCTTTGAACAAATTTCCTGACAATTTCTATATGTTGTCAGTGTCTTCTGCTTTCGAG AGTGAACTTCCGAACTGGTGGGTTCGACCATCAACCTCAACAACACGAGTTTGGCCGGCCATCTCCACATGTCTATCAGGCAGAGCACGTCTCAATTCCAAGGTCTGTCAAAATGATGACATAGCTAAAACTGCAGCACTCAACAAATTACTACACTTCCACAAAAGGCTCTCGAA AATACCTGAAATTCGATGCTGCCCTTTGATATGGAGACTGTACATGCTGTTACTACGAGAACACAATCTCTGTGAGAAGAGCGGGGAGGAAATTTATCATGAGAGTGTGGCATCATGTCCCTGGGCTAGATGCATTTACATTGACGCTGCCGAGATTGCGCCTCAACTTCTCACACAAATTCAGGATGTTATCAAAGAGAAAGATTTACGAATGCATGTCACACCTGAAGAGCTCGATATTCTCAGGGGATGA
- the LOC135164893 gene encoding DNA fragmentation factor subunit alpha-like: MSECAAVIPSPGNPYKIVDCSREKRKGITASSLENLTNVARSRLALPSNADLTIVLEQDGTEVDDEEYFATLERNTSLMVLQGDEKWAAPGSSKTASRYIVVDNVDNAGRTIDEAVQRYRSPVEPLVSTLHGDPSHISLLGGNDLELLSDMNPDSLADIVPDRLFLEQLKEASGRFLAEKRQAQESMALLQMYAPGGEMERA, from the exons ATGTCGGAGTGCGCAGCGGTGATTCCATCACCGGGAAATCCATACAAAATTGTTGACTGCAGCAGGGAAAAGAGGAAAGGAATTACTGCCTCTTCACTGGAGAATCTCACCAACGTGGCTAGAAGTAGATTGGCACTGCCCTCAAATGCTGATCTCACTATTGTATTGGAACAAGATG GCACCGAGGTGGATGACGAGGAGTATTTTGCAACACTCGAGAGAAACACAAGCCTAATGGTACTCCAGGGAGATGAAAAGTGGGCAGCTCCAGGCAGCAGTAAGACTGCCTCACGTTACATAGTCGTTGACAATGTTGATAACGCTGGTAGAACGATCGATGAGGCGGTACAACGTTATCGAAGCCCAGTTGAGCCACTGGTATCAACACTACACGGTGATCCATCACACATTTCCCTTCTCGGTGGTAATGATCTCGAGTTACTAAGTGATATGAATCCAGACAGTCTAGCGGATATAGTACCAGACAGACTGTTCCTGGAGCAGTTGAAGGAGGCATCAGGACGATTTTTGGCGGAAAAACGACAGGCACAAGAGTCAATGGCACTCCTTCAGATGTACGCACCTGGAGGTGAAATGGAGCGAGCGTAG